Proteins encoded together in one Oxalobacteraceae sp. CFBP 8761 window:
- a CDS encoding lipid-binding SYLF domain-containing protein — translation MNTKQKRRMNTIFYALLAHAVVVHGAAAQTPVDTTSSSAKQEAIASEHVRDAVAVVRKLDAVERMQGVLTSAKGIFIVPNYRRAAVGVGAAGGTGILLVRRASGGWSDPVFYNTGGLSVGLQAGVEGGNLVLVLNNDKAVNAFLKKNNFSVNAKAGLTVVRWNKMVQGTAGAGDVVAWSDTQGLFGDVATVQVNDIRFNQNVTNAYYERTLSATDVIKGTTNNPQAAPLVDALVAAAEPAK, via the coding sequence ATGAATACCAAGCAAAAGCGCCGCATGAACACGATCTTCTATGCATTGCTGGCGCATGCCGTCGTCGTCCATGGCGCCGCAGCACAGACGCCGGTGGACACCACGTCGTCGTCCGCAAAACAGGAAGCGATCGCCAGCGAACACGTGCGCGACGCGGTTGCCGTGGTGCGCAAGCTTGACGCCGTCGAGCGCATGCAGGGCGTCTTGACAAGCGCCAAGGGCATCTTCATCGTGCCAAATTACCGGCGTGCGGCCGTGGGCGTGGGCGCGGCCGGCGGCACCGGCATCCTGCTGGTGCGGCGTGCCAGTGGCGGCTGGAGCGACCCCGTCTTTTACAACACGGGCGGGCTCAGTGTGGGCCTCCAGGCGGGCGTCGAGGGCGGTAACCTGGTGCTGGTGCTGAACAACGACAAGGCGGTCAATGCCTTCCTCAAGAAAAACAATTTCTCGGTCAATGCGAAAGCCGGCCTGACGGTGGTCAGGTGGAACAAGATGGTGCAGGGCACCGCTGGCGCTGGCGACGTCGTGGCCTGGAGCGATACCCAGGGCTTGTTCGGCGATGTCGCGACGGTGCAAGTCAATGACATCCGCTTCAACCAGAACGTGACGAACGCGTATTACGAGCGCACGCTGTCGGCGACCGATGTCATCAAGGGGACGACCAACAATCCACAGGCCGCGCCACTGGTCGATGCCCTCGTTGCGGCCGCGGAGCCTGCCAAGTGA
- a CDS encoding L,D-transpeptidase family protein produces the protein MVVPRLTWPAKAHGGAAHLLLLLLLQAATGSAAFARDAVAGVEVAAPVVNPCAPIAATDASWLSGAQGLAPLALQLLRAAPEHGLDIRRYQVDELTRRLAGPEGTSAAFVRDLDRAMMQYLCDLHGGRAAWASRVSAAPDTGFDPRQRLATVRDAQGLAQAIDAAAPAIPLFGRVKAALAQYRELSRATPDWPALPPVARAAIHAGEPYAGAALLQARLQLLGDLDAQAPMGSDGIYTPALAGAVRRFQARHGLDEDGVLGTGTVTALSVPPAHRVAQLALTLERLRWLPPPPAHGRVVVVNVPTYRLWAFDARDIFAAPALEMRVIVGARGHTPTPLFIGEMRYLEFAPYWNVPASIQKNEILPKLARNPAYLQQNDMELVGSDGRVLQVGAGDAASRLRAGGARVRQRPGSRNVLGDVKFALPNPMNIYLHSTSARELFQRTHRDLSHGCIRVEQPAELAQFVLADPQQWSGTQVTAAMGAGKNRFVKLAAPVPVVLFYATALVDRQGRALFAPDIYGRDAALIAALQLE, from the coding sequence ATGGTAGTTCCCCGTCTGACCTGGCCCGCCAAAGCACATGGCGGCGCTGCGCATCTTCTTCTGCTGTTGCTGCTTCAGGCTGCCACGGGTTCCGCCGCATTTGCCCGTGATGCCGTCGCGGGCGTTGAGGTCGCGGCGCCCGTGGTCAATCCTTGTGCACCGATCGCCGCAACCGATGCATCCTGGCTGTCCGGCGCGCAGGGACTGGCGCCGCTCGCACTGCAACTGCTGCGCGCAGCGCCCGAGCACGGCCTCGACATCCGCCGCTATCAGGTGGACGAGCTGACCCGGCGGCTGGCCGGCCCGGAGGGCACATCGGCGGCATTCGTGCGCGACCTCGACCGCGCGATGATGCAGTACCTGTGCGATCTGCACGGGGGTCGCGCGGCCTGGGCCAGCCGGGTTTCCGCTGCGCCCGACACCGGCTTCGACCCGCGCCAGCGCCTGGCCACCGTGCGCGACGCGCAAGGGCTGGCACAGGCCATCGACGCCGCCGCGCCCGCCATTCCGCTGTTTGGCAGGGTCAAGGCAGCGCTGGCACAGTACCGCGAACTGTCTCGTGCGACACCGGACTGGCCCGCGCTGCCGCCAGTCGCACGGGCCGCCATCCACGCCGGCGAGCCCTATGCGGGCGCGGCCCTGCTGCAGGCGCGGCTGCAGTTGCTGGGTGATCTGGACGCGCAGGCGCCCATGGGCAGCGACGGCATCTATACCCCGGCACTGGCGGGCGCCGTGCGGCGTTTCCAGGCGCGGCACGGGCTGGATGAAGACGGCGTACTGGGCACTGGGACGGTCACGGCCCTGTCGGTGCCGCCCGCGCATCGCGTCGCCCAGCTGGCGCTGACGCTGGAACGCCTGCGCTGGCTGCCACCGCCTCCGGCGCATGGGCGCGTCGTCGTCGTCAACGTGCCCACCTACCGCTTGTGGGCCTTCGATGCCAGGGACATCTTTGCGGCGCCCGCGCTGGAAATGCGCGTGATCGTGGGCGCGCGCGGCCACACGCCCACGCCGCTGTTCATCGGAGAAATGCGCTACCTGGAATTCGCGCCATACTGGAATGTACCTGCCAGTATCCAGAAGAATGAAATCCTTCCGAAGCTGGCACGCAATCCTGCCTATCTGCAGCAGAATGACATGGAACTGGTGGGATCGGACGGGCGTGTGCTGCAGGTTGGCGCCGGCGATGCGGCAAGCCGCCTGCGGGCCGGCGGCGCCAGGGTCAGGCAGCGCCCTGGCTCACGCAATGTGCTGGGCGACGTCAAGTTCGCGCTGCCCAACCCGATGAATATCTACCTGCATTCGACGTCGGCCAGGGAACTGTTCCAGCGCACGCACCGTGACCTGAGCCATGGCTGTATCCGCGTCGAACAACCGGCCGAGCTCGCGCAATTCGTGCTGGCCGATCCGCAGCAGTGGAGCGGTACGCAGGTAACTGCCGCCATGGGCGCGGGCAAGAACCGCTTCGTCAAGCTGGCCGCGCCGGTGCCCGTCGTGCTGTTCTATGCAACGGCTCTGGTCGATCGCCAGGGCCGGGCCTTGTTTGCACCCGACATTTACGGGCGCGACGCCGCCCTGATCGCGGCGCTGCAGCTGGAATGA
- a CDS encoding TonB-dependent receptor: MLTCLFGGAAVAADETPDLAPAAAPSAQVVEVRGQRGDDERLAPGLGAASLPGSVTTVTAEDLATLDIGRDISNVFRRVPGVVANNIDQGDTGNGFRMRGFATQGTHGADTAIHIDGVPQNIPSSQGGAGHGPAFLEWMTGDMIDTFDVIKGPVSALYGDQNRAGAVAIRTREGGAATPSSATVTVESYGGRRGSLVLSNDFGQIRSLVVADRYSLDGFRHGASLDRNNLFWKLSTTIGDGVYSLRATYYKSDYAGAGYLSLPAMEAGLVDPHDTMFNLPGFGDAHRKTLVVNRSPASGDAGWFATAYAEDFARSRAIQTSTTLHTYGYDERDIFGARGGNTWAFGTASVLTIGLEARQDKGDAFRQQYRNRQPTASYVNNQALDLLTYGAFIQGQYRILPTLKLHGGARYDRFDYDLVNRKLPAASTGYDASVVTPKYGAIWNVLPAVELYANIAQGFRSPAAEQISTSGSLGPLGALGGRSNPGIDPSRVRSHDLGFKAAPLDGLSVSGAFYAIQNDDEIINTAPDVFVASGQTTRRGLELDLHYQLSSALNTYLSYGRILRAQLDNPAPGAGPRLSVPEHTWKAGVQYRTAMGPGRLSLSGDVYVTAGNPYYMGTPLYERDMPTYVRYGIKATYDLGKFQGALFATLQPHEFASDIAYGTAGGLLVTTVPQATAGASLRYYF; this comes from the coding sequence ATGCTTACCTGCCTGTTTGGCGGCGCCGCCGTCGCGGCTGACGAGACACCTGACCTCGCCCCAGCGGCTGCACCGTCGGCGCAGGTCGTCGAAGTCCGGGGCCAGCGCGGCGACGACGAACGGCTGGCGCCTGGTCTGGGCGCCGCCTCGCTGCCGGGCAGCGTGACCACCGTGACGGCCGAAGACCTCGCCACGCTCGACATCGGCCGCGACATCTCGAACGTGTTTCGCCGCGTGCCGGGCGTGGTCGCCAACAATATCGACCAGGGCGACACTGGCAATGGCTTTCGGATGCGCGGCTTCGCTACCCAGGGCACGCACGGCGCCGACACCGCCATCCATATCGACGGCGTGCCCCAGAACATTCCATCGAGCCAGGGCGGCGCGGGCCACGGTCCGGCGTTCCTCGAATGGATGACCGGCGACATGATCGACACCTTCGACGTCATCAAGGGCCCGGTCTCGGCCCTGTACGGCGACCAGAACCGCGCTGGCGCAGTGGCGATCCGCACCCGCGAAGGCGGCGCGGCCACGCCGTCGAGCGCCACGGTGACCGTGGAAAGCTATGGCGGGCGGCGCGGCTCGCTCGTGCTGTCGAATGACTTCGGGCAAATCCGCTCACTGGTGGTGGCCGACCGCTACAGCCTCGACGGTTTCCGCCACGGCGCCAGCCTCGACCGCAACAACCTGTTCTGGAAGCTCTCGACCACTATCGGTGACGGTGTCTACAGCCTGCGCGCCACCTATTACAAGTCGGACTATGCCGGCGCCGGCTACCTGTCGCTGCCGGCCATGGAAGCCGGGCTGGTCGATCCGCACGACACCATGTTCAACCTGCCGGGCTTTGGCGATGCGCACCGCAAGACGCTCGTGGTCAACCGCAGTCCGGCATCGGGCGACGCGGGCTGGTTCGCCACCGCCTATGCGGAGGACTTCGCCCGCAGCCGCGCGATCCAGACCAGCACCACGCTGCACACCTATGGCTATGATGAGCGCGACATTTTTGGCGCGCGCGGCGGCAATACCTGGGCCTTCGGCACTGCCAGCGTGCTGACAATCGGCCTTGAAGCACGCCAGGACAAGGGCGATGCGTTTCGGCAGCAATACCGCAACCGGCAACCGACCGCCAGCTACGTCAACAACCAGGCACTCGACCTGCTGACCTACGGTGCGTTCATCCAGGGCCAGTACCGCATCCTGCCCACGCTCAAGCTGCACGGCGGCGCGCGCTACGACCGCTTCGACTACGACCTCGTCAACCGCAAGCTGCCCGCCGCATCGACCGGCTACGACGCCTCGGTGGTCACGCCAAAATACGGCGCGATCTGGAACGTTCTGCCGGCCGTCGAGCTGTACGCGAACATCGCCCAGGGCTTCCGCTCGCCGGCGGCCGAGCAGATCAGCACCAGCGGCAGCCTGGGTCCGCTGGGCGCGCTTGGCGGGCGCAGCAATCCCGGCATCGATCCGAGCCGGGTGCGCTCGCACGACCTCGGGTTCAAGGCGGCGCCACTGGACGGCCTGAGCGTGTCCGGCGCGTTCTACGCTATCCAGAATGACGACGAGATCATCAACACGGCGCCGGACGTGTTCGTGGCATCCGGCCAGACCACGCGCCGGGGTCTCGAACTCGACCTGCACTACCAGCTCAGCAGCGCACTCAACACGTACCTGAGCTACGGTCGCATCCTGCGCGCGCAGCTCGACAACCCGGCGCCTGGCGCCGGCCCGCGCCTGTCGGTGCCGGAGCACACGTGGAAAGCCGGCGTCCAGTACCGCACCGCGATGGGTCCGGGCCGGCTGTCGCTCAGTGGTGACGTGTACGTCACGGCCGGCAATCCTTATTACATGGGCACGCCGCTGTACGAACGTGACATGCCGACCTATGTGCGCTACGGCATCAAGGCGACCTACGATCTGGGCAAGTTCCAGGGTGCGCTGTTCGCCACGCTGCAGCCGCACGAGTTCGCCAGCGATATCGCGTATGGCACGGCCGGTGGCTTGCTGGTGACGACCGTGCCGCAGGCCACGGCCGGGGCGTCGCTGCGTTATTACTTCTGA
- a CDS encoding MmgE/PrpD family protein, which yields MADHQHPSQLLASFAANLHYEQIPDAVRMRTEDLFLDWIGSALAGRTSRAVQTIDRYAQAMGPGGGPCDVLISRRTTTPLFAAMVNAAASHVAEQDDVHNGSVFHPGAVVFPAALAVAQSIGASGRDLLTAAVAGYEVGIRVGEFLGRSHYRIFHTTGTAGTLAAAAAAGHLLKLTPDQMLHAFGSAGTQAAGLWEFLRDAADSKQLHTAAAAANGLTSAYLAQDGFTGARRILEGAQGMAAGMSSDADPARLTDRLGERWALAETSFKFHASCRHTHPAADALQQVMRTHGLQPEQIVRVVAHVHQGAIDVLGAVVDPQTVHQAKFSMGTVLGLIAHYDVAGLTQFEDSFNAAPIAAFRGKVGMEFDDEVDTAYPARWIGKVTVETTDGRRLTGRVDEPKGDPGNTLSRPELEQKALRLALFGEAASEAEMHALAKRVWNLADAPRVGNLFA from the coding sequence ATGGCTGATCACCAGCACCCTAGCCAGCTGCTTGCCAGCTTCGCTGCCAACCTGCACTACGAGCAGATTCCCGATGCCGTGCGCATGCGCACCGAAGACCTGTTCCTCGACTGGATCGGTTCCGCGCTGGCCGGCCGCACGTCGCGCGCCGTGCAAACCATCGACCGCTACGCACAGGCGATGGGGCCGGGCGGCGGCCCCTGCGACGTGCTGATCTCGCGCCGCACGACGACGCCGCTGTTCGCGGCAATGGTCAATGCCGCTGCCTCGCACGTCGCCGAGCAGGACGACGTGCACAACGGCTCGGTATTCCATCCGGGCGCGGTCGTGTTTCCGGCGGCGCTGGCCGTTGCCCAGTCGATCGGCGCCAGCGGGCGTGACCTGCTGACGGCGGCCGTGGCCGGCTACGAGGTCGGCATTCGCGTCGGCGAATTTCTTGGCCGCTCGCACTACCGCATCTTCCACACGACGGGCACCGCCGGGACGCTGGCGGCTGCAGCAGCAGCGGGGCACCTGCTCAAGCTCACGCCCGACCAGATGCTGCATGCCTTCGGCTCGGCCGGCACGCAGGCGGCGGGCCTATGGGAATTCCTGCGCGACGCTGCCGACTCGAAGCAATTGCACACGGCCGCTGCGGCCGCGAACGGCTTGACGTCGGCCTACCTGGCGCAGGACGGCTTTACCGGTGCGCGCCGCATCCTTGAGGGCGCGCAGGGCATGGCGGCGGGCATGTCGAGCGACGCCGATCCGGCCAGGCTGACCGACCGCCTCGGCGAGCGCTGGGCGCTGGCCGAGACGTCCTTCAAATTCCACGCGTCGTGCCGGCACACGCATCCGGCCGCCGACGCCTTGCAGCAGGTGATGCGAACCCACGGCCTGCAACCGGAGCAGATCGTGCGCGTCGTCGCGCACGTGCACCAGGGCGCGATCGACGTGCTGGGCGCGGTCGTCGATCCGCAAACGGTGCACCAGGCCAAATTCTCGATGGGGACGGTGCTGGGGCTGATCGCGCATTACGATGTAGCCGGCTTGACGCAGTTCGAGGACAGCTTCAATGCGGCGCCGATTGCGGCGTTTCGTGGCAAGGTGGGCATGGAATTCGACGACGAAGTCGACACCGCGTATCCGGCGCGCTGGATCGGCAAGGTGACGGTCGAGACGACCGATGGCCGGCGCCTCACCGGCCGGGTGGACGAACCGAAGGGCGACCCCGGCAACACCCTGTCGCGCCCTGAACTCGAACAGAAAGCGCTGCGGCTGGCGCTGTTCGGCGAGGCGGCGAGCGAGGCCGAGATGCATGCGCTCGCCAAACGCGTCTGGAACCTGGCGGACGCGCCCAGGGTGGGAAACCTGTTTGCCTGA
- a CDS encoding LysR family transcriptional regulator, whose amino-acid sequence MALNNILRRLDLTSLQLFLAIHEEGSLTRAAEREAIAVSAASKRLADMEGALGVALTVRTARGMTLTPAGESLLTHARRILLSVDKIGQELAEHAQGLRGYVRMVANLSAIVEFLPEDLRAFLNLHEQIRLDLEERPSGDVVKGVEDGFAEIGICSGDTDTRELHSHLYRRDRIVLVMRHDHALAGRGRVPFADTLDFDHVGLHADSSINKRTHLASRASGRPLKTRIHVPGFDAVCRMAQVGMGLGVIPHEVFIAIGQPLGLVAVEIDEPWAERELRIVVREEKGLSPVTRALLAHLGSAEERSRLTKAR is encoded by the coding sequence ATGGCACTGAACAATATCCTCAGAAGGCTGGACCTCACCAGCCTGCAGCTTTTCCTGGCAATCCACGAAGAAGGTTCACTCACCCGTGCAGCCGAACGCGAAGCCATTGCTGTCTCGGCCGCCAGCAAGCGACTGGCCGACATGGAGGGGGCGCTGGGCGTGGCGCTGACGGTGCGCACGGCGCGCGGCATGACCCTGACCCCGGCCGGTGAATCGCTGCTGACGCATGCGCGCCGCATCCTGCTCAGCGTCGACAAGATCGGCCAGGAACTGGCCGAGCACGCCCAGGGCTTGCGCGGCTACGTGCGCATGGTGGCGAACCTGTCGGCCATCGTGGAATTTCTGCCGGAAGACCTGCGCGCGTTCCTGAACCTGCACGAACAGATCCGGCTCGACCTCGAAGAGCGTCCCAGCGGCGACGTCGTCAAGGGCGTCGAAGACGGCTTCGCCGAGATCGGCATCTGCTCGGGCGACACCGATACCCGCGAGCTGCACAGCCACCTGTACCGGCGCGACCGCATCGTGCTCGTCATGCGCCACGACCACGCGCTGGCCGGGCGTGGCCGCGTGCCGTTCGCCGACACGCTCGACTTCGATCACGTGGGCCTGCACGCGGACAGCTCGATCAACAAGCGTACGCACCTGGCCTCACGCGCCTCTGGCCGGCCATTGAAAACCCGTATCCACGTGCCCGGCTTTGACGCCGTCTGCCGCATGGCGCAGGTGGGCATGGGCCTGGGCGTGATTCCGCACGAAGTGTTTATTGCCATCGGCCAGCCGCTGGGCCTGGTGGCGGTCGAGATCGACGAGCCGTGGGCCGAGCGCGAACTGCGCATCGTCGTGCGGGAAGAAAAGGGCTTGTCGCCGGTGACGCGGGCGCTGCTCGCGCATCTGGGATCCGCCGAAGAGCGTTCGCGGTTGACGAAGGCTCGTTGA
- a CDS encoding CoA transferase has translation MNLNNSIPDGALRGVRVIEMGQLIAGPFAGKTMGEFGADVIKIEAPGSGDPLRNWRMIKEGTSVWWQVQSRNKRSIALDLRSAEGQDIARKLIAEADVLIENFRPGTLEGWGMGWEALSAINPGLVMLRISGYGQTGPYRDLPGFGAIGEAMGGLRHLTGEPDRVPVRCGVSIGDTLAALHGTIGVLTALYHRKVNGGKGQVIDVALHEAVFNVMESLLPEYSAFGAVREAAGSALPGIAPSNAYRCNDGYVLIAGNGDSIFKRLMAVIGRDDLAHDPALAGNAGRVVRVAEIDAAISVWTATRPITEVLDLLGSARVPAGKVYTAKDIAEDPHYRARDMILAQTTRDGYELEVPGVVPKLLGTPGSVRTSAPGLGDDTDGVLRELGLSEPDIAALRTKGVIA, from the coding sequence ATGAACCTCAACAACAGCATTCCCGACGGCGCGTTGCGCGGCGTGCGCGTGATCGAAATGGGCCAACTGATCGCCGGCCCGTTCGCCGGCAAGACAATGGGCGAATTCGGCGCCGACGTCATCAAGATCGAGGCGCCCGGCAGCGGCGACCCGCTGCGCAACTGGCGCATGATCAAGGAAGGCACATCGGTCTGGTGGCAGGTGCAGTCGCGTAACAAGCGCTCGATCGCCCTTGACCTGCGCAGTGCCGAAGGCCAGGACATCGCCCGCAAGCTGATCGCCGAAGCCGATGTATTGATCGAGAACTTCCGCCCCGGCACCCTGGAAGGCTGGGGCATGGGTTGGGAGGCGCTGTCGGCCATCAATCCCGGCCTTGTCATGCTGCGCATCTCGGGCTATGGCCAGACCGGGCCGTACCGCGACTTGCCGGGCTTTGGCGCCATCGGCGAAGCGATGGGCGGCCTGCGCCACCTGACGGGCGAACCGGACCGCGTGCCGGTGCGCTGCGGCGTGTCCATTGGCGACACGCTGGCCGCGCTGCACGGCACGATCGGCGTGCTCACCGCGCTGTACCACCGCAAGGTCAATGGCGGCAAGGGCCAGGTGATCGACGTCGCCCTGCACGAGGCCGTGTTCAACGTCATGGAAAGCCTGCTGCCCGAATATAGCGCGTTTGGCGCCGTGCGCGAGGCCGCCGGCAGCGCGCTGCCCGGGATCGCACCGTCGAACGCCTACCGCTGCAACGACGGCTACGTGCTCATCGCCGGTAACGGCGACAGCATCTTCAAGCGCCTGATGGCCGTGATCGGGCGCGACGACCTGGCCCACGACCCGGCGCTGGCCGGCAATGCCGGCCGCGTCGTGCGCGTGGCCGAGATCGACGCCGCCATCAGCGTCTGGACGGCAACGCGCCCGATCACCGAGGTCCTCGACTTGCTGGGCAGTGCCCGCGTCCCGGCCGGCAAGGTCTATACCGCCAAAGACATCGCGGAGGATCCCCATTACCGGGCGCGCGACATGATCCTGGCCCAGACCACGCGCGACGGTTATGAGCTCGAGGTGCCGGGCGTTGTCCCCAAATTGCTTGGCACGCCAGGCAGCGTGCGCACCTCCGCCCCAGGTCTCGGCGACGATACCGATGGCGTGCTGCGCGAACTGGGATTGAGTGAGCCGGACATCGCCGCCTTGCGCACCAAGGGAGTGATCGCATGA
- a CDS encoding hydroxymethylglutaryl-CoA lyase, with protein sequence MNRWNGAGRRIHMQEVGTRDGLQAESVFVPTADKIALVNSLSQAGMAKIEVTAFVSPKAIPALADAQQVMLGIERVPGVIYSALVPNVRGAERAIESRTDELNLVMSASETHNLANLRMTQAQSFQGLCEVAALARQAALAVNISLSCSFGCPMEGDVPEDTVLAWCARFIDEAGAGGITLCDTTGMAYPSQVASLTARFRAAWPETELSLHFHNTRGMGLANVLAGIDAGADRFDASLGGIGGCPYAPGASGNVCTEEVVHALQLMGYDTGVDLGRLLDASARLPALIGHETPSQIVKAGRRLDLHRPPRDFEAIRERAEARPA encoded by the coding sequence ATGAACCGGTGGAACGGCGCTGGCCGCCGCATCCACATGCAGGAAGTCGGCACGCGCGATGGCTTGCAGGCCGAGTCGGTGTTCGTGCCGACCGCCGACAAGATTGCCCTGGTCAACAGCCTGTCGCAGGCCGGCATGGCCAAGATCGAAGTGACCGCGTTTGTTTCTCCCAAAGCGATCCCGGCGCTGGCCGATGCCCAGCAGGTCATGCTCGGCATCGAGCGCGTGCCGGGCGTGATCTACAGCGCCTTGGTACCGAACGTGCGCGGCGCCGAACGCGCAATCGAGAGCCGCACCGACGAACTGAACCTGGTGATGTCGGCCAGCGAAACGCACAACCTGGCCAATCTGCGCATGACGCAGGCGCAATCGTTCCAGGGCTTGTGCGAGGTGGCGGCGCTGGCGCGACAGGCGGCGCTGGCCGTCAATATCTCGTTGTCGTGCTCGTTCGGCTGCCCGATGGAAGGCGACGTGCCCGAAGACACGGTGCTGGCCTGGTGTGCGCGCTTCATCGACGAGGCGGGCGCCGGCGGCATCACCCTGTGCGACACGACCGGCATGGCGTACCCAAGCCAGGTGGCATCGCTGACGGCGCGTTTTCGCGCAGCCTGGCCAGAAACCGAACTGAGCCTGCACTTTCACAATACCCGCGGCATGGGCCTGGCCAATGTGCTGGCCGGGATCGATGCAGGCGCCGACCGCTTCGACGCGTCGCTTGGCGGGATCGGCGGCTGCCCGTATGCACCCGGCGCCTCAGGCAATGTCTGCACCGAAGAGGTGGTGCACGCGCTGCAGTTGATGGGTTACGACACGGGCGTCGATCTTGGCCGCTTGCTGGACGCATCGGCACGACTGCCGGCATTGATCGGGCACGAGACGCCGAGTCAGATCGTCAAGGCAGGCCGGCGGCTCGATCTGCACCGGCCACCCAGGGATTTTGAAGCGATCAGGGAGCGCGCAGAAGCGCGTCCGGCTTGA
- a CDS encoding tripartite tricarboxylate transporter substrate binding protein, translating into MKSIHSLRIRAGLLAVGAAFASIGAHAQDNYPARAITLMVSAAPGGTTDLAARMISDPLSKALGKPVVVENRPGGAGAIAASAVKRAKPDGYTLLVQYSGFHVITPHVVKAGFDPIKDFTPVANLIVAPQVFVVRPDLPIKTLPELVSYAKAHPGKLNYASSGNGSLQHVTGEMLNQMSGTNIAHVPYKGTGPAITDLLGGNVEMTFTTAPPLLAHIRSGKLRAIAVTGDVALPSLPNVPTTATIKGYEKLDVSSWFAVYAPANTPKPIVDRLTGEIKKIMATDAFKRKAQEQGAYAVYMTPQELAAHTSKEYQTWGTFVKNAKITGE; encoded by the coding sequence ATGAAATCGATTCACTCGCTGCGCATTCGCGCGGGCCTGCTTGCCGTCGGCGCAGCATTTGCCAGCATCGGCGCGCACGCGCAGGACAACTATCCCGCACGCGCCATCACGCTGATGGTCTCGGCCGCGCCGGGCGGCACCACCGACCTGGCCGCGCGCATGATTTCCGATCCGCTATCCAAGGCACTTGGCAAACCGGTGGTCGTCGAGAACCGGCCGGGCGGGGCGGGCGCGATCGCTGCTTCAGCCGTCAAGCGGGCCAAGCCGGACGGCTATACCCTGCTGGTGCAGTACTCGGGCTTTCACGTCATCACGCCGCACGTGGTCAAGGCCGGTTTTGACCCGATCAAGGATTTCACCCCGGTTGCGAACCTTATCGTGGCGCCGCAAGTGTTCGTCGTGCGGCCCGATCTGCCGATCAAGACCTTGCCTGAGCTGGTCAGCTACGCCAAGGCACACCCCGGCAAACTCAATTACGCGTCGTCCGGCAATGGCTCACTGCAGCACGTGACGGGTGAAATGCTCAACCAGATGAGCGGCACGAACATCGCCCACGTGCCCTACAAAGGGACCGGCCCGGCGATTACCGATCTGCTGGGTGGCAACGTCGAAATGACCTTCACGACGGCGCCGCCGCTGCTGGCCCACATCCGGTCCGGCAAGCTGCGCGCGATTGCCGTCACCGGCGACGTGGCGCTGCCGAGCCTGCCCAATGTGCCGACCACCGCGACGATCAAAGGGTACGAGAAGCTCGACGTGAGCTCATGGTTCGCCGTGTACGCGCCCGCCAACACGCCCAAGCCGATCGTCGACAGGCTGACGGGTGAAATCAAGAAAATCATGGCCACCGACGCCTTCAAGCGCAAGGCGCAGGAGCAGGGTGCGTACGCGGTCTACATGACGCCGCAGGAACTGGCGGCGCATACGAGCAAGGAATATCAGACGTGGGGCACGTTTGTGAAGAATGCGAAGATCACGGGGGAATGA